The proteins below come from a single Hirundo rustica isolate bHirRus1 chromosome 6, bHirRus1.pri.v3, whole genome shotgun sequence genomic window:
- the SLC43A3 gene encoding equilibrative nucleobase transporter 1 isoform X1, whose translation MSRCPAVFHVPAISKPTCFLSPSPCLRYCHARGVPTCPVSPAPLLTRVPGRLCPRTAGIPGVPMLHVWPSPDCSGQDEQFSLVFTIGSFMNNFMTFPMGVVFDRFGTTAARLIAISLYTGGTLLVAFSTPEMAVLLFPAMSMLSVGGILLILTNMQVGNLFGNYRSIIITLYNGAFDSSSAIFLIVKLLYERGLSLRAMFLFLAACSAWHLLRTLFLMPRTRIPYPLPPGYDYGLQCWGRSRSYRTHKDKQPPGEAGPEETPLESPKARGGDMPGTPFRACACSWLFAWHVAWLSVMQLRHYLFIGTLNPQLEHLARGDHALVSTYTNAFAFTQLCGVLCAPWNGLILDRHKRGKGPRPEGTLAALADLRSAVLSLVVTVAQCLLFSVFAAVPVLPVQFGTFVLQVISRSFLYGGNAAFLAIAFPPQHFGKLYGLAMALSALVALLQYPCVALVQGPLQGDPFYMNLGLIAVVLVAFVSPVVVAHECQRRAKELGMAGTPLAAPPGTEIHAETPH comes from the exons ATGTCCCGATGCCCCGCCGTGTTCCATGTCCCCGCCATCTCCAAGCCCACGTGCTTCCTGTCCCCCAGTCCGTGTCTCCGGTATTGTCATGCCCGTGGTGTCCCCACGTGCCCCGTGTCTCCTGCACCTCTGCTGACCCGTGTCCCTGGGCGCCTGTGTCCCCGCACCGCTGGTATTCCCGGCGTCCCCATGCTCCACGTATGGCCATCCCCAGACTGCAGCGGGCAGGATGAGCAGTTCTCTCTGGTCTTCACCATTGGCTCCTTCATGAACAACTTCATGACCTTCCCCATGGGTGTCGTCTTCGACCGCTTCGGCACCACAGCTGCGCGCCTCATCGCCAT CTCCCTCTACACCGGCGGGACCCTGCTCGTCGCCTTCTCCACCCCAG AAATGGCAGTGCTGCTCTTCCCGGCCATGTCCATGCTCTCGGTGGGCggcatcctcctcatcctcaccaaCATGCAG GTGGGCAACCTGTTCGGGAACTACCGCTCCATCATCATCACCCTCTACAACGGGGCCTTCGACTCCTCCTCTGCCATCTTCCTCATCGTCAAG CTGCTGTACGAGCGCGGGCTGTCCCTGCGGGCCATGTTCCTCTTCCTGGCAGCCTGCAGCGCCTGGCACCTCCTGCGAACCCTGTTCCTGATGCCGCGCACCCGCATCCCCTACCCGCTGCCCCCCGGCTACGACTACGG gctgcagtgctgggggcgTTCCCGCTCCTACCGAACCCACAAGGACAAGCAGCCCCCCGGAGAGGCCGGACCGGAGGAGACGCCGCTGGAATCCCCCAAAGCTCGAG GTGGGGACATGCCTGGGACGCCGTTCCGGGCCTGCGCCTGCTCGTGGCTCTTCGCCTGGCACGTGGCCTGGCTCTCGGTGATGCAGCTGCGCCACTACCTGTTCATCGGCACCCTCAACCCGCAGCTCGAGCACCTGGCACGCGGGGACCACGCCCTGG TGAGCACCTACACCAACGCCTTCgccttcacccagctctgcGGGGTGCTCTGCGCCCCCTGGAATGGCCTCATCCTCGACCGGCACAAGCGGGGAAAGGGCCCCCGCCCTGAGG GGACCCTGGCCGCGCTGGCAGACCTGCGGTCGGCCGTGCTGTCGCTGGTGGTGACGGTGGCGCAGTGCCTGCTGTTCTCCGTGTTTGCCGCCGTGCCTGTCCTGCCCGTCCAGTTCGGGACCTTCGTGCTGCAGGTCATCAGCCGCTCCTTCCTGTACGGCGGCAACGCTGCCTTCCTGGCCATCGC GTTCCCCCCGCAGCATTTTGGGAAGCTCTACGGGCTGGCCATGGCACTGTCGGCGCTGGTGGCCCTGCTGCAGTACCCCTGTGTCGCCCTGGTGCAGGGGCCGCTCCAGGGGGACCCCTTCTAT ATGAACTTGGGGCTCATCGCTGTGGTGCTGGTGGCCTTTGTCAGCCCCGTGGTGGTGGCCCATGAGTGCCAACGGCGAGCCAAGGAGCTGGGGATGGCTGGCACCCCCTTGGCAGCCCCCCCCGGCACTGAGATCCACGCCGAGACCCCACACTGA
- the PRG2 gene encoding bone marrow proteoglycan, protein MWPCLLLALALLGTVPADQPGVAEGALVPTLALLCPAAPRQLQGVPAGETPRLLYTVVRKLRTYARAKSYCQDTYHGQLASVHSSASNQELLKLAQTYKILISPWIGAVTRRRERKWESYWEDSSPWNYANWASPYPLHIVSTCTILGIHDGLWRSRICLELRPFICQY, encoded by the exons ATGTGGCCCTGTCTGCTGCTCGCTCTGgccctcctgggcactgtccctGCCGACCAGCCCG GGGTGGCAGAGGGAGCCCTGGTACCAACCCTcgccctcctctgccctgcagccccccgcCAGCTTCAAGGGGTCCCCGCTGGTGAGACCCCCCGGCTGCTCTACACCGTGGTGAGGAAGTTGCGCACCTATGCGAGAGCCAAG AGCTACTGCCAGGACACGTACCATGGCCAGCTGGCCTCAGtgcacagcagtgccagcaaccaggagctgctgaaactGGCACAAACCTACAAGATCCTTATCTCACCCTGGATTGGAGCTGTCACCAGGCGCAGG gaaaggaaGTGGGAATCCTACTGGGAAGACTCCAGCCCCTGGAACTACGCGAACTGGGCGTCTCCCTACCCCTTACACATTGTCAGTACCTGCACCATCCTCGGCATCCACG atGGGCTCTGGCGAAGCCGCATTTGCCTCGAGCTGCGCCCCTTCATCTGCCAGTACTGA
- the SLC43A3 gene encoding equilibrative nucleobase transporter 1 isoform X2: MAGGAGLAKRLGTLLSGLLECGAFCGIIFGWASLVFVLKDLGYFEGLCQPSATSSPNLTLGSDCSGQDEQFSLVFTIGSFMNNFMTFPMGVVFDRFGTTAARLIAISLYTGGTLLVAFSTPEMAVLLFPAMSMLSVGGILLILTNMQVGNLFGNYRSIIITLYNGAFDSSSAIFLIVKLLYERGLSLRAMFLFLAACSAWHLLRTLFLMPRTRIPYPLPPGYDYGLQCWGRSRSYRTHKDKQPPGEAGPEETPLESPKARGGDMPGTPFRACACSWLFAWHVAWLSVMQLRHYLFIGTLNPQLEHLARGDHALVSTYTNAFAFTQLCGVLCAPWNGLILDRHKRGKGPRPEGTLAALADLRSAVLSLVVTVAQCLLFSVFAAVPVLPVQFGTFVLQVISRSFLYGGNAAFLAIAFPPQHFGKLYGLAMALSALVALLQYPCVALVQGPLQGDPFYMNLGLIAVVLVAFVSPVVVAHECQRRAKELGMAGTPLAAPPGTEIHAETPH; this comes from the exons gggcTGCTGGAGTGCGGCGCCTTCTGCGGCATCATCTTCGGCTGGGCCTCCCTCGTCTTCGTCCTCAAGGACCTGGGATACTTcgaggggctgtgccagccctctgccacctccagccccaaCCTCACCCTGGGGTCTG ACTGCAGCGGGCAGGATGAGCAGTTCTCTCTGGTCTTCACCATTGGCTCCTTCATGAACAACTTCATGACCTTCCCCATGGGTGTCGTCTTCGACCGCTTCGGCACCACAGCTGCGCGCCTCATCGCCAT CTCCCTCTACACCGGCGGGACCCTGCTCGTCGCCTTCTCCACCCCAG AAATGGCAGTGCTGCTCTTCCCGGCCATGTCCATGCTCTCGGTGGGCggcatcctcctcatcctcaccaaCATGCAG GTGGGCAACCTGTTCGGGAACTACCGCTCCATCATCATCACCCTCTACAACGGGGCCTTCGACTCCTCCTCTGCCATCTTCCTCATCGTCAAG CTGCTGTACGAGCGCGGGCTGTCCCTGCGGGCCATGTTCCTCTTCCTGGCAGCCTGCAGCGCCTGGCACCTCCTGCGAACCCTGTTCCTGATGCCGCGCACCCGCATCCCCTACCCGCTGCCCCCCGGCTACGACTACGG gctgcagtgctgggggcgTTCCCGCTCCTACCGAACCCACAAGGACAAGCAGCCCCCCGGAGAGGCCGGACCGGAGGAGACGCCGCTGGAATCCCCCAAAGCTCGAG GTGGGGACATGCCTGGGACGCCGTTCCGGGCCTGCGCCTGCTCGTGGCTCTTCGCCTGGCACGTGGCCTGGCTCTCGGTGATGCAGCTGCGCCACTACCTGTTCATCGGCACCCTCAACCCGCAGCTCGAGCACCTGGCACGCGGGGACCACGCCCTGG TGAGCACCTACACCAACGCCTTCgccttcacccagctctgcGGGGTGCTCTGCGCCCCCTGGAATGGCCTCATCCTCGACCGGCACAAGCGGGGAAAGGGCCCCCGCCCTGAGG GGACCCTGGCCGCGCTGGCAGACCTGCGGTCGGCCGTGCTGTCGCTGGTGGTGACGGTGGCGCAGTGCCTGCTGTTCTCCGTGTTTGCCGCCGTGCCTGTCCTGCCCGTCCAGTTCGGGACCTTCGTGCTGCAGGTCATCAGCCGCTCCTTCCTGTACGGCGGCAACGCTGCCTTCCTGGCCATCGC GTTCCCCCCGCAGCATTTTGGGAAGCTCTACGGGCTGGCCATGGCACTGTCGGCGCTGGTGGCCCTGCTGCAGTACCCCTGTGTCGCCCTGGTGCAGGGGCCGCTCCAGGGGGACCCCTTCTAT ATGAACTTGGGGCTCATCGCTGTGGTGCTGGTGGCCTTTGTCAGCCCCGTGGTGGTGGCCCATGAGTGCCAACGGCGAGCCAAGGAGCTGGGGATGGCTGGCACCCCCTTGGCAGCCCCCCCCGGCACTGAGATCCACGCCGAGACCCCACACTGA